The genomic stretch TTTCCAAAACTGAATGTACTTATCTTGTTAGAAATGGCAAAATTTGAGGCATGGCGGGAGGCACATGAGGTACAAGGAGAAGAGCCGATATTTCCCAAGGTTGAGGAGCTGGTGATTAAGGAGTGTACAAGTTTGACTGCATTACCAAAAGCAGCGTCGGTGATTACAGAATTGTCTGGCAGAGTTGACACTAAGTGCCGCTCTGCATTTCCAGCATTGAGGAAAATGAAGCTATATAAGTTGACTGTGTTTGAAAGATGGGAGGCAGGCGAAGGAATTTCAGGCGAAGAGGTAACCTTTCCTCAGCTTGAGGAGCTGTCAATCGAGTATTGTGGCAGCCTGAGTGCACTACCAAAAGGGCCATTTGGCGGAGCTGAAACTGTGTGTTGCTGCTCCGCATTTCCAGCACTGAGGAAACTAGAGTTATCTGGTTTGTTGGCCCTTGAGAGGTGGGGGGCAGCCGAAGGAACTCCAGGAGAAGAGGTAACATTTCCTCTGCTGGAGAACTTGAGTATCCATGATTGCCCGAGGTTGACTGATCTACCTGAAGCACCGAAGCTAAGTGAATTATCCATAAGTAAAGGACATGGTCAACAACAAATATCCCTAGAGGCAGCTAGCAGATGCATCCCTTCATTGTCCCGTCTGACTCTGACCGTGTCACCCGATGACACAGAAACAACATTGCTGCATGTCAAGAATAAATTGAATGGTACACTCGCCTTGGCAGCTATGCGGTTAGGTCGGTGCGACATTTTTTTCTCCTCCAGCTCAAGCGCACTGGCGCTATGGACATGTTTTGCACAGTTAGTAGATTTGGATATTTGGGATTGCGATGCTCTTGTCTACTGGCCAGAAAACGTGTTCCAGGTCCTGGTATGCCTGAGGAAGTTAGCGATTTCCAGATGCAGCAAACTGACAGGACGCACACAAGCTTCTGATGAGCAAtctgctccagctccagaacGTGGTGGACTCCTGCCATGCCTGGAGTCTCTAGGGATAGTAGATTGTGAATCTTTGGTAGAGGTCCCCATCCCGGCATCTCTCAAGAAATTACGTATTTGGGGCTGCAGTAGTAATGTCGGGTCCATCGTATTTGGTCACCCGGAGGATACGAGATTGGTGAGTGGAGAAGGTGTTGTACGGCCGAATACGTCATCATTAATTCCAGGGTCCAGCAGCAGTGAGGCCACAGCGTCTACAGCTGTACTGAAGCTGTCATCTGCAGCCAACCATCGCTTCCTTCCATTTCAATGCCTAGAATTTCTAGGTATAGCGTGTTGCAGTGGCTTGTCAGAGGTTGCCAATCTTCCTCCGTCTATCAAGACCTTGCGCATTTGTGGCTGCGGCAAGTTTCAATCCCTATCAGGAGACCTCCGGTTGCTGGAAGAACTCAAGCTTTATCATTGCGAAAGACTGGTATCCTTACCGGATGGGCCTCAAGCATACTCATCTCTTAGAGTTCTTCGGATTGAAAATTGTGATGGTATAAAGTTGCTTCCGCCAAGCCTACAGAGCCGTTTGGGCTACCTCGAGGAGAAAGATCTAGATGCCCGTTACGAAGGTAATCTCcagtttctttgtttcttttaaCAAAATGATCAAGAGCTCAATTGTTGTTACCTAAAATGCAACTCTGTGCTTAAACATTCTGTTAGCTATTACAAGATGTGGTAGGATTTAGTGGTAAGAAGTTTATGAGTATTACTCTGTGTTAAACATTCTGTTAGCTATCTAGCCAAGCCGTTCATGATGTATACATTATATTGACTATTGAGTACAATGCACCACTAATATTTATGTGCATGTGTGTCATCGAAATACATTAACTTCGTGTATTATTGCCATTCGGGGTATCTAAACACGTACAACCAGATCAAGAACCGCAGTCATCCTTGTATTTATAGCTATAAGATGATCTTTGTTGTTCACTTTTGATACCTTGGTTGTAAACTTGTAATTGCTAACTCGAATCATGTAATAAAATCAATCATCTTCCTTTAGTTGTATTTAAAGCAGCATGGCATCATGGAATTATTGCAGCCGAATTCACTAGCTCCAATTAAAGTGGCACTTGTCCTAGCGTTTCTCTGCAAATTCACTAGCTCCATTGCATACAGTTCAAGTATGTGTAGTTTTCTTTTCATGGCTTATGCCTTTTGACATAAATAataattttcctttcctttgaaaCATTTACTATTGGGTACCACAGCATATTCTcctgtgtatatatatactttCTAACTTTGTGTTGATTTGCATGCATAAATTCTAACATCATCTGTGATCATGGCTATAAGATGATCTTTGTTGTTCACTTTTGATACCTTGGTTGTAAACTTGTAATTGCTAACTCGAATCATGTAATAAAATCAATCATCTTCCTTTAGTTGTATTTAAAGCAGCATGGCATCATGGAATTATTGCAGCCGAATTCACTAGCTTCAATTAAAGTGGCACTTGTCCTAGCGTTCCTCTGGAAATTCATGATCACTAGCTCCGTTGTATGCAGTTCAAGTATGTGTAGTTTTCTTTTCATGGCTTATGCCTTTTGACATAAATAATAATTTTCCTTTGAAACATTTACTATTGGGTGCCACAGCATATTCTcctgtgtatatatatactttCTAACTTTGTGTTGATTTGCATGCATAAATTCTAACATCATGGCCTGATTGCCAGAATTGCCAGAACCAACCTGGAAACGTTCAATCAGGAAGCTGGTGTGCTCGAAATAGTAGATCAAGGCCTGACCAAAGAAAATTATCTCCAAGGTATTTTTGCAAAGATATCACCAAGGTTTGTAATATTAGTGTTCTTGATGATTGATTGGAAATGATGCTAGCTCCTAATGCTGACTTCCTATGCGCTGTGACTTCCTTGTAGGATGGTGCCAGACCTGCAAAAGATGGATTATTGTGACTCTTGTTTAGAATGTATCATATGGGCATTCTGAAGATATTCTCCAGTAAAGTCAAGGCAAAGTTCTAGATTTTGAGCAGAAAACAAGTCCTAGATTGCAAGCTGAAGAATTTAGCACACAGAGCTGCGTGCTCCAGTCTTTTATCCTTCTTCAAACCGAAGACCTTTATTTTGAGCAGAAACGAAGTCCCAGACTGCAAGCAGAAGAATTTAGCATACAGAGCTGCGGGCTCCAgtcttttatccttttttttttcttttgagccATGACTTGTTTGCATTCGTGTCTGCTTCAGCCTCCAGCACAAGCGAAACACAGGCAGCACTTTCATTTTATGATTTGTCTATCCACATACATGACCGACTGCCATAGAGTAGACCAACAGTCCAACGTACTCATGTTGTTGCTCGACAAGCTGTCCAAGCTGCTGCTTGATATGAACTGAAAGTGCTGAACTTTGTCCATGTTATGTTGGTAGTATATCTAATACTGAACTTCAGAGTAGAACAACAGTCCAACGTGCTCATGTTGTTGCTCGACAAGCAGTCCAAGCTGCTGCTTGATATGAACTGAAAGTGCTGAATTTTCTCCCGTGTATGTTCTGTGTTACTGTGTATCAAATACTGAATGGTGTGCAGGGTGATCCTGCATCCTGGAATGGCACGGTCTTGTGCAGAGGTCTCATTGTTGTTGACCTGTTTCTTCAAAACTGCATGTGCAGCAACATTTTCTCCTGGCAGTGCTGCAATGGAATTGAAAAGAATGGTGATTGTTATAGTATAATTGTCATATATAGGCTGGGACACAAAACAATGGATGTACATGAGCAAGGAAGAAGCTCTGGATGCAGGGGATGGAACAGAACAGAGACACGGACTCTGTCAACAGCGATGCTCCCCaagcgagcagaggcagagcaGCGAAGCCCGCCTCGCAATCTCCGCTACCCCCATCGAAGTTGCCACACGCCACCGCATCTCCCTCCACTCCGCTCCCActcccccgccaccgccatggccgccgccgccgcagcgccctCCCTCCTGCACCCACCGGCGGCCCGCAAGGCCCCCacaccttctccctctccttacCCTTCCCCATTCCTCCGCCTCCCGGCCCCCGCGCacccgcgcctcccgctccgcctccgctccacctccccggccgccgcctccgacctcACCGACTTCCCCAACCCGAACGGCATCCTCGCGCCCATCGACGTGGACGCCGCCACGGAGGCGGAGCTTCGCGAGAACGGGTTCCGGAGCACGCGCCGCACCAAGCTCGTCTGCACCGTGGGCCCGGTCACCTCGTCGCCCGAGCAGCTCGAGGCGCTCGCCGTCGGCGGGATGAACGTCGCCCGCCTAAACATGTGCCACGGGGACCGGGAGTGGCACCGGGGCGCCATCCGGGCAGTCAGGAGGCTAAACGAGGAGAAGGGCTACGCCGTCGCCGTCATGATGGACACCGAGGGCAGCGAGATCCACATGGGGGACCTCGGCGGCGCCTCATCGGCCAAGGCGGAGGTGAGGTGCTGTGCTTGTATGTAAGCTGCTGTCCAGTTTTGGACTTGGCGTTGCAGTTTTCAGTTTTCAGATTGAACGTATTCCGTGAAATGTGCTTGTGCAATGTGGCAATGTGGATGAGAGGggtggtggcagtggcagtgtCAGGCATTGCCGTTTCATACTTCTGCAAAACCTAGCGAGTCAGGATTTCaccaaaatgttttttttccatcttcGAAATGGCTCAGTTGATTTAGATTTTCAGCTCATGTTTGAAATTGTTATAGAAGGAAAaacattcagaatttcagattgTCATCAAACACTGGATTGTGAAAGTGGTAATCATTTTCAAGGCTTtcaatctttcaaaaaaatttcaaggcTTTCAGTATCAGTGCAACTCAAATAAAGTGCATGGTAAACATCACCATGTTTTGGCTTTCTCTGCATATAAGACACGGTGCTGGAGTGGTTCGACGGCGCTGaggtcccaatccaaccagtcAGGTTTTTTCAAGGTGTCGAGTTTGAGTGCTTACCTGCGTTGGCCCCATTCCAACCGGGCGagtctttatttatttttcgtttcttttctttttttgcctaTGGCCTCCCAGGACCGTAGTCTTGTATTTTCTAttatatcaatagaaactcgcactatcttgtgcggttcgttcaaaaaaaagtgATAGGCATTGAGCTTCTGAAGGTCGTTGTCTAGATATTAGGCCCAAGCCTCAATGGCTTTTTTTTCCCTGTTGCAAACCTTCCTGTAAGTAAAGGGCACACCAGTGcgaaagctcccacacaaggtgggGTCTGGGGAAGGGAATTCCTAGATAGCCTTACCCTTGCAAAATTcttttaaatttttgcaaaGAGGTTGGTTCGAACCCAGGACCTCCGGGCCACAAGTGGAGAGTTTTACCACTGTGCCAGGTCCGCCCTTCTAGCAGAATCTCTTATGCTAGGTTTAATTTGAATTAGCTTTATTAGTAGAATGCTTGGCCCATTTATTGGTAAATGGTAAAATTCATAAAGATTATCCTCATTCCCTTAATCAATTTTAGGTGTTTAACTTGCAGCAAATTCGAACAATGACAGACATGCAGCATATTGTTAGTTCATCTGTAAGACTTGGCTTGCTGGTTTAATGCTTTGTTAAAGGTTTGAAGTTAATGTGTCTACTGGTAGCTATTGAATCTCTTTATAGTTTATTTatatcttttttctttattagtATAAAGCCATGTAGAAGTTTTCAGAATACTGAAATTTCTAGTGTTCGTTTTGTGGAGTCTCTGCACCTACATCCTTTTTTGCAACTGCATTTCAGATCCTTCAGTTATAGCatgaataattttttaaaaaagaaaattctaggTAGATTCTTGCCCGTAGTTAATGGTAGTGTCCGATGATAGTTGTGTTTTAGATAATACATTAATATTAGTAATCCAAAGAAACTAAACTACTTCCATGATGCTAAATGTCATCAGTGCTAGCTAGGGTCACTATACCAAAAAGGAGATTCTATCACCATTCGGCTGTTTATCTTAAGTTTTTAACCATACAGTTAGAAGTTTGATTGTACACCTATTCAATAATCCAAGGTTTTCTTGAGCCACGTTATTTACCCAATGACTTCCATTTTTCTTGGCATTAAAACCTTTCTGAAGTAATTAACAAATCATGTCACATTTGTTGGATTCCACAGGATGGAGAAGTCTGGACATTTAGTGTTAGGTCATTTGAATTGCCTCTCCCAGAACGAACTATTAATGTGAATTATGACGGGTTTGCTGAAGGTATGTAAGCTGACCTATTTGTTGATATCTTTTGCTGTTATTGTTCACTGCCATAATTTTGTCCTACACAGATGTGAGAGTTGGTGATGAGCTTCTTGTGGATGGTGGAATGGCTCGGTTTGAGGTGATTGAGAAGTTGGGACCAGATGTTAAGTGTCGCTGCACAGATCCTGGTTTATTGTTGCCACGTGTGAATCTTACATTCTGGCGTGATGGCAGTATTGTCCGTGAGAGGAATGCTATGCTTCCTACAATTTCATCAAAGGTAAATGCACTAGCATAATAAATTTCTTGCTGTAATTACCAAAAGACCGCAAAACTTTGTTAATCTATGCCACCCCTTGGTACTAGTATTGCAATGGATTTACAGCTTGGTTTTTTTTGTCAATGCCATGGTCAGTTCAAAACAACATGTATTAGTTCAAAGCCTTACATTGTGCACTGAAACTCATCTCTTGATAGTTTTTATCAGCTATTTCTTAAGAAGGCTTCTACCACCTAGAGTTGTTTAACTGAAAATTTAATCTTCTAGTAGCAGATACTAatattataagtttataataaTGCTGCTCCTACCCCCGACGCAGCTTGCCGGAGGCCCTTGACGCAGCGCTGCCATCCGCAAGCCCTAACGCCGCCGACGCGCCCCTCTCCTCGGTTGATTTGGGAAGGCGCGGGACTGAGGCAGGGAGATTGGGAAGCAGAGCTTCCTGTTCCTCGTCTGCTACTCTGCTTCAATTGGGCACCGGGAAAAGCGATGCTGCCGGGTGCTCGGGTTCTTGGAGAGGGGATGGAATGGAATGATGGATCGATGCGGGATGCGTTGCTGTTGCTAGCGGCTTCTGattggagagaggagagaagctGGTTGCTTGTGTTACCGTGAACGTGA from Setaria italica strain Yugu1 chromosome II, Setaria_italica_v2.0, whole genome shotgun sequence encodes the following:
- the LOC105913521 gene encoding pyruvate kinase isozyme A, chloroplastic → MLPKRAEAEQRSPPRNLRYPHRSCHTPPHLPPLRSHSPATAMAAAAAAPSLLHPPAARKAPTPSPSPYPSPFLRLPAPAHPRLPLRLRSTSPAAASDLTDFPNPNGILAPIDVDAATEAELRENGFRSTRRTKLVCTVGPVTSSPEQLEALAVGGMNVARLNMCHGDREWHRGAIRAVRRLNEEKGYAVAVMMDTEGSEIHMGDLGGASSAKAEDGEVWTFSVRSFELPLPERTINVNYDGFAEDVRVGDELLVDGGMARFEVIEKLGPDVKCRCTDPGLLLPRVNLTFWRDGSIVRERNAMLPTISSKLAGGP